GTCGTACTTCCCGACACCCGTGGACTGCCCGCAGGCGGTACCATCAACTGGTCGAATGGCTTTCTACCGGCTCAACATCAGGGTGTGATGTTTCAAAGCTCTGGCCCCGTGGTGCGAGACCTTTTCCCAGCTTTGCCCTTGGATCGGAATTCGGACAAGGCCGCCCGAGAACTTCAATCGAAACTTAACGTCCTCGATCTGCAGGAGCACCCGGCCAACGATGAACTGGCCGCGCGCATCAAAGCCTATGAACTGGCGGCCAAGATGCAGCTGGCCGTGCCGCGCGTGACCGATCTTTCCAAAGAGGATACGAAAACCAAGGAACTTTACGGCCTGAATCGAACGGAAACGCAGGACTTCGGAAGAAGCTGTCTGTTGGCCCGCCGGTTGCTGGAACAGGGCGTTCGATTCGTTCAGCTATTCTCCGGGGGAGCTTTCGGATCTCCCCGCATTAACTGGGATGGCCATGAGGACATGAAGGAGAATCACAATCGGGAAGCTATTCGCGTCGATCAGCCGATTGCCGCTCTGATCAAGGATTTACGTCGTCGCGGAATGCTGGACGACACGTTGATCTTATGCACTAGTGAATTCGGCCGTACACCTTTCACGCAGTCCGGTTCCGATACAGTCGGTAAAGGACGGGACCATAATCAGTATGGCTTCACGGTCTGGTTGGCCGGTGCGGGTTTGAAGAAAGGAATCGCTTATGGAGCCACCGATTCGATCGGCTGGAAAGCCGTAGAACAGGTAACCACCTGGTACGATTTCCATGCAACCGTGCTGCACCTTCTGGGAATCGACCATACCCGGCTGACTTATTACCACAATGGAATCAAACGCCGACTGACCAACGTCCATGGGGAAGTCATCAAGGGCCTCTTAAGCTGAGAGTGAAATTTTTTGCCCTTTTCTGAATTTCAATTTTCTGGCATCCAACGCTCCAGGAATAACTGAATTTTTGCTTTCGCTAGCTATGTAGCCGGCGTTATCAAAGGATAATGACGCGATCACAATTCGATCGAATGAGCGTTTGATCCAACACTCATCAGCCGATCCACGCTCCAATTCATCTTGTCTAGTTTCGCTCTTAATTCCTACGCTGCAGGAAGTTAGATAACTGCTACCAATCTTGTGCGTACATCCGTCACAACGCGCGAGACTGCTCCTTCCTTATCCCCTTTAGTTCGAAAAAGAATCAAGATTCAGGTTCGCAATTCGCAAAAAAATGATGGAATCGATATTCGCCGTTCGCGAGTTCAGTGAATGCAATTATTGATTCCTGAAAAGGTTAAGACCGCTTGTTGCCGGAGAATTTGAGCAAGGAATCTAATACCTGATATGGTTCTTAAAAGTATATAGTTTTAATATATAAAAAGCCGTCGAGAGACCGCGCAGCGTGAAAATTGCATTCTAGTATATACAGATAGTAGCTTTCCGCTTGCAAATCACCCCAGTGAGACGATGACGATCAACAAGAAGAAAGCCGCCGAGCAAAAAAAACCTATAGGCCGAGTTCCCATAGCCGGTTGTCGCTGCCACTGCGGCTACGAGTGGGCCTACCAGGGAACGACTCGTCCGGAGCATTGTCCCAAGTGCAAAAGTTGGGATTGGGATAAACCGCAGGGCCCGAAATCTCCAGATCTTGCCAGTTGAGTGTCAGGTCCAACTGGAAATTTTGACCAATGTACTGCCTTTTCGGGTGAGAGGTTTTTTGATTCCCCTGAGAAAATTTCCCTAGCTCAAATCGCAGAATTTCCTACTATCTTTTTCGTGCACCACGGAGAATGATTCTAAGGTCTTAGCCCAGGGACGAGGCGGCCGAGAATTGTTTTCGATGGGTGCTGATTCAAAATCTCTCACGATGCCCCGGATCTGGTGATCGTTTTCGCCAGTAAACGGACTGTATTGTGTCAATTATCAGTTCGCCATGAGTCGAGGAGCTGAGTTAATGCCTGAAGCTGGGGAAGTAGCCACGTCGGACACCAAGCAGTTAGGAATGGTTTGGATCATGGGCTGTCGCTGCCGTTGCGGCCATGAATGGGTTCCCCATACTGCCGAGCGTCCGCACGTCTGCCCTAGCTGTAAAAGTCCCCGCTGGGACAAGAAGAAGAAGTTCGAGCGCAAGAAAAAAACGGTTCCGCTGGGATGAGGAATTCAGGAGGCTTGACTGAGCTTGGAAGCTGTTCAAAATGCCACTTAACTTGAATCAAGAGCTTATTCTCAACTCACGCTTTTCCTCTCATCGAGTACCACCTCAACCCAACCTCTCTCCAACTCAGTTCGATACCGGTTTATTATTTCGATGGGATTTAAATTCAGCGAATC
The genomic region above belongs to Telmatocola sphagniphila and contains:
- a CDS encoding DUF1501 domain-containing protein gives rise to the protein MFTNPIQRRDFLSFSLQGIGATAALSLVLRDAGATPNHFPAKAKRVIHLCFCGGVSQIDTFDYKPELAKRHGKPLGGTERPDVFFGQVGLLRKQDWEFKQRGQSGLWISELFPRLAEVADELTIVRSMVAESSSHTPATFQENSGFRFNGYPALGSWLSYGLGNEADDLPAFVVLPDTRGLPAGGTINWSNGFLPAQHQGVMFQSSGPVVRDLFPALPLDRNSDKAARELQSKLNVLDLQEHPANDELAARIKAYELAAKMQLAVPRVTDLSKEDTKTKELYGLNRTETQDFGRSCLLARRLLEQGVRFVQLFSGGAFGSPRINWDGHEDMKENHNREAIRVDQPIAALIKDLRRRGMLDDTLILCTSEFGRTPFTQSGSDTVGKGRDHNQYGFTVWLAGAGLKKGIAYGATDSIGWKAVEQVTTWYDFHATVLHLLGIDHTRLTYYHNGIKRRLTNVHGEVIKGLLS